The Candidatus Poribacteria bacterium sequence TGTTAGGGGAAATCGGCGAGGTTATTGCTTAAATTTTTAATTTCTCATTCAATAGCCCACTTTCACTTCTTAGTACCACGCCGCCTTATTGACGACGTTCTGCAATGGCGCACCTTCGACGAACCGACGGGCGTTTTCAAAAAGAATTTCAAACCGCCGTTCCGGAAGGTTCTCCGCATCCTTCACAGCAATATGTGGTGTTATTAACACATTGGGCAGGTGCCATAACGGATTTTCAGCAGGCAAAGGTTCAATTTCAAACACGTCTAAGCCACATCCGGCAATAATCCGCTGTTCAAGTGCCTCAACAAGGTCAACAAGTTTTGTCGTCTTACCGCGCCCGATATTAATGAAGTAAGCCGTCCGTTTCATCAGCGCGAAACGGTCTCTGTGCCACATTCCCTCGGTTTCAGGTGTATGCGGGGTCGTGGTTATTACAAAATCTGCGAGTGGCAGGAGTGTGTCCAGTTCTGTAGGTTCGTGCTTTTCTATAAACGGCACTTCATACTCCCACCTCGGATCGACACCGATCACCTTCATCCCAAATTGATCACAGAGTCGTGC is a genomic window containing:
- a CDS encoding D-2-hydroxyacid dehydrogenase; amino-acid sequence: MPKLIIMPPQDAELHEWAERLQNELPAYTVVLPETDETVEEHLPDADAVYGWVSPEQLPLAKNLKSLQNPAAGPFPGYYYPALIEHPVVACNPRGIYNDHISQHIMMFVLALSRGLPYYMDAQREGVWEKDARKSGYIDLAQATALIVGVGGIGHETARLCDQFGMKVIGVDPRWEYEVPFIEKHEPTELDTLLPLADFVITTTPHTPETEGMWHRDRFALMKRTAYFINIGRGKTTKLVDLVEALEQRIIAGCGLDVFEIEPLPAENPLWHLPNVLITPHIAVKDAENLPERRFEILFENARRFVEGAPLQNVVNKAAWY